The following nucleotide sequence is from Trifolium pratense cultivar HEN17-A07 linkage group LG2, ARS_RC_1.1, whole genome shotgun sequence.
GATGTTCTTTTAAACCACTGCTTCAGTCTGTTTGATGGACAAGGCCATCTGTTCATCTAATGGCAGTTTGCTGTTAGATTGATAGCGACCTTGTACTGGGACAATGAGTTTTATAGCATATCAGCACCACTAGTAAAATAGAAGGGAAACTCACTCTCTCCATCAATTTATGGCCATTTGCAAAACTTTCTAGCTGCTTAGAGTGAAATCAGTCAGGAATATActattttcttaaaaagaatttattatCAGAAGTGGTTTCAAAATAAGGTTAAAATGTTACAAACAGTTTCTGTTTTAGAATGAGTACAAGGGTTTCCCTATATGGTATTGTTCGTTGAGTTTTTCATCCTTGTGTGTTCGTTGTTAAGGAGTGTATCTGTATAGTGATGGCCACCTCTGTTGATTCTCTAACTATTGTGGATTAGCAAAATGTGTGAGGCTTGAAGCTGTTCATCTGCAGATAAGCCAAATtcttcaataaaatatttaatgagGGCATCTTGGCATATATAACTATGCTTTCATTTATCAAACTTTGGTTCTGTGATTATACAACATACAATTGCATCTAATTTTCTATGTGAACGATTTGGCTTTATGTTTGCTGTTTTAAATGTGGTTCTTTGTTTTGGTCAATCATTAATATTTTGCTGTTCTTCTGCAGTGACTGCTGTATTTAGCTTGGCTCATAAGCTTCAGCCTGCCATCATATTCATTGACGAAGTTGACAGTTTTTTGGGTCAACGTCGTCAATCAGATCATGAGGCTTTGTTAAACATGAAAACTGAGTTCATGGCTCTATGGGATGGATTCACTACCGACCGTAAGATTTAAAGCAGCTGTAAtgtaatttttcatttattgtGTACATTTTCAAAATAAGTGACCTTTTGGTTTTCTTGTAGAGAATGCCCGAGTTATGGTACTTGCAGCAACTAATCGTCCTTCAGAACTTGATGAAGCAATACTTCGGCGTTTTCCTCAAGCCTTTGAAATTGGAATGCCAAACCAGAAGGAAAGGGCCGAGATATTGAAGATTATCTTAAAGGATGAGAAGGTTGAAGATAACATAGACTTTGGTTCTATAGCTAAATCATGTAAGGGTTACACTGGATCAGATCTATTTGATCTTTGCAAAAAGGCCGCCTATTTTCCGATTAGAGAACTGCTGGATTACGAGAAGAAAGGGAAACAATCTCCTGTTAGTATTTCTGTCATTCTCGTTTACTTTCTTCTCTGCTATAATCTTACATCCTCAAAATAGTGAAATGATATGCTGTGTACGGCTGACGTTGGAGATGAAAATTACTGAACTCTTATTAATTTTTCATGTTTCAGGAACAGGAACCTAGACCTTTGTCACAGTTAGATTTGGAGAAGGCCCTTTCCACTTCACGGAAGACAACGGTTGCTGCAAATGAATACTGCAGAATGAACCAACCGTCATCATCTGGCGATTCAGGTGATTATCAAGTTCAAGCTGCAATCAATGAATTCTCTAAGCTTATGATTTCTCAAATGATTAACCTCCAATCAGATTCCCAGGatccttaaattttttattttctcttgagCATTCTTGTTGTACTACCATTTAGCCTTAGTCCGGATTTTAACAGCGATAAGTTAGTCATACTAGTTCTagaacatgtatttttttttttttttttaatattatatacacTGCTTTTCAAAATACCTAGCTTGGTATTGCATATTGAACCATATACCAAGCTTAGCTAGTATATGGTtcaatatatgtatttttgttgttCCGCCCTACTTTTAATAATATTGTATCATGATATGATTCAATCAAAAATAAGACATACAATTGTAGTTATTATTATCTGTTTCAAGAATCAGATACGTCAAACATTCTTTGACGTATTATATTATACATTCTCAAGTACGTAAATTAAGAGATAATATAAATTTCACTGGCCTTAGTCCTTAAGTGGAGTCATAAAAATACTTTAATCTGGAAATAATTTTAAAGAACACTTACTTTTGGTGCACTTAATTGTAACACAAGCCAAAGTTCATCTTTATTGTTGTATTATATGATTTAATCCATGAGTGGTATAATTGGATCTAACACTGAAATTCTCAACAACTTTAACAGAGTAAGCTAAGATTGAGCAAGACAATGAAGTTATCAAGTTGCCAACATAGATGTGGGAAAATAACTGGTGTTGGAGTGGGTGTGGCATGCCAGAGAGATCACAAGCTCAGTGGCATGGATGGTTACTCCTTTCATTCTATCATATCTTTGGTAATTTAAGATTTTTGCACACATTAAACAAATATGTAATTGTTGTACCAAAAGACAAAACATGTGATTGATGTGTATATATGTAATATTactttttattgtaaaaaacaattccattactttttttttgacacacaaTTCCATTACTAtgacttaattagtaaaatggtcctaattagtaaaatggttcattaaagacattttttgtttcacattggtctcttaaagaaaaaaatatctgaATAGGccccttaaaaaaaatggtctGAATAGGTCttttagggtgcgtttgattcgtaaaacagtaaggactggacagaacagtacatgacagaacaagataatacaggacaaaATTGTACCGTAGAGATATAaagcgataatatttttatattcgaaaataaaatgagtattttcgtattttttttatagttgtattgtggacaaaaagttgtcctgtggtttggtgagggacaaaaaatcttgtttttgtcatgtCCCTTGCTATATGATTTGTCCAGtctcataaccagtttcaaatcaaaccgGGTACGACAAAAGTTGTCCAGTCCCCTGTTTTTTAGCCGATCAAACGCatccttaaagacatatccgttaatcagtttggacatattcagacctttttttagggaccaaactgattaacggagatgtcttcaAGGAAtctattcggacattttttttctttaagggacctattcagacctttttatctttaagagaccaatctaaaaccaaaaatatctttaagggaccgtttaactaattaagcctacttttatcattaattattttacaaaattcttatattttttaatataaaaagtaTAGATGCTCGTTTAATAATAACtgcaataaaatatatttttaaaacgaTAGAGGAAGTAGCTTTTACGATTAGATaattctacttttttttaatatgaaatttaggAATGTATTTTTCTAGGAGTTGGTTCAGTGTATAATGAGAGTGTCCACCTGCACAGCTGAACTTTGTAAAATTGCCCTAATACtctaataatttatattttaaccaACTAAGTTTTTTCAGTTTGAATAcaaagtttttaattttaattttttttctttcttataatattttattagattattttcaatttcatttatcCCCAAGTGCCAAAATGTTGAATGAGAGAGAACCAAGTGCCAAAATTAATATAACATTATGACGTCGTTTGAATATATGTTGCATCATTATGGCATCTGGGGATAGGGGATCGACTACATGGATCAAACGACGTCATAATATTCTATCATGTTATATCGTATGTTGCATCCATATCTAACCCATCAATTTTTCCTCAAGTGCCAAAATGTAGACAACTAAGTTCTTACAACAACACAATAGTCATATGCAGATATCTGAGTATTATTAtatttgccgttcaaaaaaaaatcggaGTACTACCATAGCAGCAAGCGATGAACTCTGGAGATCTTATGGTGGTGAGTATTGACAACTAATAGTCCAATATAAAGAAATCACTAACTCTATATTATGGTGATGATAAACTGTCATCTATGATAGTTGAAGTGAAAAActgaaattaatattttttggatCATTTATGTTTTCAATAGTGATAGGTTCATGATGTGAAAAACTGAAATTATATTCTTCGGTACCGGTACACTTGCTGAGATGGACAATAGTATAGGTTCACGATGTACACATCAACAATGTACCAATACatgttcaaataaaaaatgtagtGAATTGTTCAATGTAGCTTTTAATTCCtatagttttattttgttattcgTTTCTAACATGTGACATGGTCACTCGACGGTACCACACAACATCAAAATACGACATGGCATGTCTTGTCAATGTGCCACATCATCTACCTTAAATGAGAATATAAATAACATCATAGACTAAAACATTCAGAACATTAAATTACACAAACAAAATCTTAAAATATAGTAAATTATAAGATGGGTGTAGATGACAAAAAGAGGTATGGGAATAACGACTTCCATGAAGCCTTCGTCTAAAACCCATTATATTTTTACGGCCCGGCCCGGCCCGGCCCAATGATTTCACTATCGTCATCCGCAAGCATTCTCGATTCTTCAACCTTTCAAAACGCTCGGttcttgtgtcaaaaaaaaaaacgctcGGTTCTCGCTCACCAGAATTTCGGGGTTGTTAGATTCTGATTGTTgagagacagagagagagagagttacagagagagagagagagagagagagagagaatgggAGGTTTATCAGATACGAAGGTACTACAGGATTTGTTGTTGTACGCGGCTAGGGCAGCGCTGAGTTACTGGGTATTGGTAACGGGGCTCCGATATCTTGACCCGAACCGTGAATCAACGAAGAAAGCTCTTGAGCAGAAGAAAGAGATTGCAAAGCGTCTAGGTCGTCCCCTTATTCAAACCAATTCTTATGAGGTACCACCAATTTCTTAATTGTTGCTTCTATAATCAAtgcaaaattggatttttaggtCTAGTTAACGTGTTTTCTTAGGACAAATTTAGCATTTTCGTTCGAATTCGTCTAGTATGATTGAAGaaagagttaaatatgtttttagtctcaTAAAATTACAATCTTTTAAGTTTAGGGactatttttactttttctaaattttaagaagaaaattttgtagatttatgtaaaaaaattggaatattttgttttgatgtttgATTTGTATCCTTCATTGTGTGTAGGATGTGATAGCCTGTGATGTTATAAATCCTGACCACATTAATGTGGAATTTGACTCCATTGGGGGACTTGAAGCTGTTAAACAAGCTTTGTATGAGCTTGTTATTCTACCCCTAAAGCGGCCCGACTTGTTTTCGCATGGCAAGCTCCTTGGACCACAAAAGGGGGTTTTGTTGTATGGACCTCCTGGCACCGGAAAAACTATGCTTGCAAAAGCTATTGCCAAGGAGTCCGGAGCAGTATTCATTAATGTCAAGATATCCAACCTCATGAGCAAATGGTTCGGGGATGCCCAAAAGCTCGGTAAGTGTGTCATATCCTTAAACCTATCCTGTAGCATATTTTGATGATGAATTGAagtcttatattttttataaatccaTATGGACACACAGAGACCCATTAAATTATTGATGCTATCTTTGCATCTATATATAAGTTTGGCATGCCAATTATTGTAATAGTTGTATGTAATTTCTGTCATTTTAGCTATATGGGTTGTATGGTTGGTCATGCCTTCATCATGATAATATATGATTAGAGAAGTTCCATCATAGTTTGTTTTTCTTAAAAGGGAATTTTAGTTTAACACAAATTATACAAGTTTAATCTTGAATGCTCGGCTAACTATTTTTCCTTGAGATTGGTTTATTGAATTACATAGAAAGGACGGAGATTGCTCAATGTATGAAACCTGCGAAAAGACTCCTCCAAGTATTTTTTTCTTCCCTTCTACAACAGTTAGGATATAGAATAATGGCTAACTAGGGTAGATAAAGTAGTTAAGAGTTGTTAGAGTAGATAATGGCTAAATAGGAGAGCACAAAGGGTAGCAAGCATCTTTGAATATTGTAATTGTGAAAAGAGTATTATTAGTCTCTACTGTGAAGAGGAAATCCTTGAGGAGAGATTCTCCTATTTCgtattaaaattgttatttCTTTGGAATTCAATTATTGGGTTCCTAACAACAACAAACATAAGAAACACTGTTATTCTGAAGAATACCACCCTCCCTCAAAATCAACCTAGCCCTCATGGGTGCAATCTAAAAGCTGGAGAAACACTTCTGTCCTGCACCTATGATATAAGAGATGGCTACATATAGCCCACTGTGTTGTAAACAATGGTTAAAGAAAAACTTCCCGTCTACTCTTTTTCAATAATATTGTAACTGTGATCAATTTGGATTTGGCTCACTAGGTCGAGAGAAACAGATCCAACATATTTAAACCCACAGCTTCTAGGCTCCACATGTTGTTCCTCATCGAAATCCAACCTTTCCTATGAGATATGCTTTTCTGTTGTAGCCCGGGCGGAGAGAGATACACGAACAAAGAGCAGAGAGAGATGCACAAACAGCTCGCACAGGCAGAAACTCAAAGATGCTAGAGAGGAAACAGCTGACAAACTCAATTGAAGGAGGCCAGAACAGTTAATCGGTAGATTTAAGCTTGACATCCTGTTTAGGCTTTCACTTTTAACCCACAAATCTGTCTAATGTAACCAGGTAGAAGACACCCAAACCGTGTAGTTTAGTTTCTTGTTGCACCAAAGAAATCGCGAAAGATCGGCTACCCAAGCAATTTGACAAGCTAGCACGTCGATCCAAGAAATTTCACATGATCCCACCAAGTTTCAATTCTGTTTGGGATCAAGATTGTTCAGTGTCGAAAATTGTCAGATTTATTTAACGAGTTGAAACTCAATTTTAATGTACCTTGGTTTGTAGGCATGACTGGACATTGCATAATTTGGATTTCCATGACTGCCTAGCATAGTAATTCTACTGTACTGACAGCATAAAATTGACTGCAGTACCCGTGACCCAAAAATGTTCGGCCATTGCAGGGTACTTCATCTAAGCTTGACCGCCCTATCTTGACCTTTCTCCATCACGATGTTACATTTGACATTTGGGCACAACCACTGATAGAAAATATTAGCCAATATCCTTAACAAATGGTTTAGGAGTAGAatgaaacta
It contains:
- the LOC123909710 gene encoding outer mitochondrial transmembrane helix translocase-like isoform X2 is translated as MGSSDTKLLQDILLYAASAALSCLVLVTGLHYLDPNRESSKKALEHKKEIAKRLGRPLINTNSYEDVIACDVINPDHIDVEFDSIGGLATIKEALFELVILPLKRPDLFSYGKLLGPQKGVLLYGPPGTGKTMLAKAIAKESGAVFINVRISNLMSKWFGDAQKLVTAVFSLAHKLQPAIIFIDEVDSFLGQRRQSDHEALLNMKTEFMALWDGFTTDQNARVMVLAATNRPSELDEAILRRFPQAFEIGMPNQKERAEILKIILKDEKVEDNIDFGSIAKSCKGYTGSDLFDLCKKAAYFPIRELLDYEKKGKQSPEQEPRPLSQLDLEKALSTSRKTTVAANEYCRMNQPSSSGDSE
- the LOC123909710 gene encoding outer mitochondrial transmembrane helix translocase-like isoform X1, giving the protein MGSSDTKLLQDILLYAASAALSCLVLVTGLHYLDPNRESSKKALEHKKEIAKRLGRPLINTNSYEDVIACDVINPDHIDVEFDSIGGLATIKEALFELVILPLKRPDLFSYGKLLGPQKGVLLYGPPGTGKTMLAKAIAKESGAVFINVRISNLMSKWFGDAQKLVTAVFSLAHKLQPAIIFIDEVDSFLGQRRQSDHEALLNMKTEFMALWDGFTTDQNARVMVLAATNRPSELDEAILRRFPQAFEIGMPNQKERAEILKIILKDEKVEDNIDFGSIAKSCKGYTGSDLFDLCKKAAYFPIRELLDYEKKGKQSPEQEPRPLSQLDLEKALSTSRKTTVAANEYCRMNQPSSSGDSGDYQVQAAINEFSKLMISQMINLQSDSQDP